Proteins from a genomic interval of Capsicum annuum cultivar UCD-10X-F1 chromosome 4, UCD10Xv1.1, whole genome shotgun sequence:
- the LOC124898096 gene encoding cytochrome P450 82A3-like, translated as MKEQLVWLCWQAAAGVDTTHLTLTWILSLLLNNYQSLKKAQGELDTHVGKSRWVQESDIKNLVYLYAIVNELLRLYSPTLLLVSHESIEDCVVSGYDITKGTRLFVNVWKFHHDPKIWPNPHEFKPERFLTTHKDVEVRGNHFELIPFGSGRRMCPGVSLALQVMHYALAVLLQGFEIKRLSNESVDMSESFGLTTHKASPFEVHVTPRLDSNIYE; from the exons atgaaagaaCAACTAGTTTG GTTATGTTGGCAGGCGGCAGCAGGTGTAGACACCACCCACTTAACTCTAACCTGGATTTTATCTTTACTCCTAAACAACTACCAATCACTAAAAAAAGCCCAAGGTGAGTTAGACACTCATGTTGGCAAGAGTAGATGGGTCCAAGAATCAGACATCAAGAACTTAGTTTATCTTTATGCTATTGTTAATGAATTGTTACGCTTATATTCACCTACACTGCTCTTGGTTTCCCACGAATCGATTGAGGATTGTGTTGTTAGTGGCTATGATATAACAAAAGGGACTCGCTTATTCGTGAATGTATGGAAGTTTCATCACGATCCTAAAATATGGCCAAATCCACATGAGTTTAAGCCAGAGAGGTTCCT AACGACGCACAAGGATGTTGAGGTAAGAGGTAATCACTTTGAGTTGATTCCATTTGGTAGCGGAAGACGAATGTGTCCTGGAGTTTCTTTGGCCCTTCAAGTTATGCACTATGCGTTAGCTGTGTTGCTACAAGGGTTTGAAATTAAGAGACTTTCAAATGAATCAGTTGACATGAGTGAGAGCTTTGGACTGACAACTCATAAGGCTTCTCCATTCGAAGTTCACGTTACTCCACGTTTGGATTCTAATATTTACGAATGA
- the LOC124898095 gene encoding cytochrome P450 82A3-like gives MAFANGPTNIASEMLCYNNAMFAFGHYGPYWREMRKIVTIEFLSAQRIHMFGHIRVLEVKSVVKEIYDYWLKNKSSNLNGAVKMELKEWFGNLIINTMVKMLFGVQYTGIK, from the coding sequence ATGGCCTTTGCGAATGGGCCTACAAATATAGCTTCAGAGATGTTATGCTATAATAATGCCATGTTTGCGTTTGGACATTATGGACCATACTGGCGTGAGATGAGGAAGATAGTCACCATTGAATTCCTTTCAGCTCAGAGAATTCACATGTTTGGCCACATTCGAGTATTAGAAGTAAAATCAGTTGTTAAAGAGATTTATGATTACTGGTTGAAGAATAAGAGTAGTAATTTAAATGGTGCTGTGAAGATGGAGTTGAAGGAATGGTTTGGGAATTTAATTATAAACACTATGGTGAAGATGCTATTTGGAGTACAATACACAGGTATTAAGTAG